The Desulfitobacterium chlororespirans DSM 11544 genome window below encodes:
- a CDS encoding putative phage tail protein: MSKSIREYWPQLFDNILDFQLLADAVDTEIQSLGETVDQQLADQFVLTSGYEAVKRRERMLGIQVDPTTETLDFRKKRIINRYSTKPPFTIRYLQDRLDFLVGEEKAIVSADGQDFLLFVETAIENAALFKEVERTIKTIKPANLIYNQQTALGDHISLEEHIRFRTLERQTRLGSTWRVGMTPFAVADLEVSVK; encoded by the coding sequence ATGAGTAAGTCGATTAGAGAATATTGGCCCCAATTGTTTGATAACATTTTAGACTTTCAGCTTCTAGCTGATGCAGTGGATACCGAAATACAGTCTCTAGGTGAGACAGTGGATCAGCAACTCGCTGACCAATTTGTTCTCACTTCAGGCTATGAGGCGGTAAAACGCCGGGAAAGGATGCTGGGCATCCAGGTTGATCCCACGACTGAAACACTGGACTTCCGGAAAAAACGGATTATTAACCGTTATTCAACGAAGCCGCCGTTCACTATTCGTTATCTTCAAGACCGCTTGGATTTTCTAGTGGGTGAGGAGAAAGCAATTGTGAGTGCGGATGGTCAAGACTTTTTACTTTTCGTGGAGACCGCCATTGAAAATGCGGCTCTCTTTAAAGAGGTCGAGAGGACAATAAAAACCATCAAACCGGCAAACTTGATCTATAACCAGCAAACCGCTTTAGGTGATCATATCTCTCTGGAAGAGCATATACGCTTCCGTACATTAGAGAGACAAACCCGACTGGGCTCAACATGGAGGGTAGGAATGACGCCTTTTGCCGTAGCAGATTTGGAGGTGAGCGTTAAGTGA
- a CDS encoding ketopantoate hydroxymethyltransferase translates to MISTEFLSNVADHVDGQVAKVVLNESYEITDFSIKETEQGLVNMQYIVPSGVVPTVVLIELKDVSDNVISSNEVYVPITADTIITQTIRVKEG, encoded by the coding sequence GTGATATCAACAGAGTTTTTATCCAATGTGGCAGACCATGTAGATGGTCAAGTAGCTAAGGTCGTATTAAATGAGAGCTACGAAATCACCGACTTTAGTATTAAAGAGACAGAGCAAGGCTTGGTTAATATGCAATATATTGTTCCTAGTGGCGTGGTGCCGACAGTAGTTTTAATCGAGCTTAAGGATGTTTCTGATAATGTCATCAGCTCAAATGAAGTTTATGTCCCTATTACCGCAGATACGATTATAACGCAGACCATTCGAGTTAAGGAGGGGTGA